From a single Candidatus Brevundimonas phytovorans genomic region:
- a CDS encoding electron transfer flavoprotein subunit beta/FixA family protein, producing MKVLVPVKRVIDYNVKARVKADQTGVDLANVKMSMNPFDEIAVEEAVRLKEGKEHHAAGTATEIVVVSIGVTQAQETLRTALAMGADRGVLIQSDTDLEPLAVAKLLKAVVDEEKPDLVLMGKQSIDGDNNAVGQMLAALLDWPQATFAGKLVIDGGKATVTREVDGGLQTVAATLPAVVTVDLRLNTPRYASLPNIMKAKKKEIAVKAVADYSVDVADRLKVLKVTEPPKRSAGVKVADAAELVSKLKDAGVL from the coding sequence ATGAAGGTACTCGTCCCGGTGAAACGGGTGATCGACTATAACGTCAAGGCTCGCGTCAAAGCGGATCAGACCGGCGTCGATCTGGCCAACGTCAAGATGAGCATGAACCCCTTCGACGAGATCGCCGTCGAAGAGGCCGTGCGTCTGAAGGAAGGCAAGGAACATCATGCCGCCGGCACGGCGACGGAAATCGTCGTCGTCTCCATCGGCGTGACCCAGGCCCAGGAAACCCTGCGCACCGCCCTGGCCATGGGCGCCGACCGCGGCGTCCTGATCCAGTCCGATACGGACCTTGAGCCGCTGGCCGTCGCCAAGCTGCTGAAGGCGGTGGTCGATGAAGAAAAGCCTGACCTGGTCCTGATGGGCAAGCAGTCCATCGACGGCGACAACAACGCCGTGGGTCAGATGCTGGCCGCCCTGCTGGACTGGCCCCAGGCCACCTTCGCCGGCAAGCTGGTCATTGACGGCGGCAAGGCGACCGTGACGCGTGAAGTGGACGGCGGCCTGCAGACCGTGGCGGCGACCCTGCCGGCCGTGGTCACGGTGGACCTGCGCCTCAACACCCCGCGCTACGCCAGCCTGCCCAACATCATGAAGGCCAAGAAGAAGGAGATCGCGGTCAAGGCGGTCGCCGACTACAGCGTCGATGTCGCGGATCGCCTCAAGGTCCTCAAGGTGACGGAGCCGCCGAAGCGTTCGGCGGGCGTCAAGGTCGCCGACGCGGCCGAACTGGTTTCCAAGCTCAAAGACGCAGGGGTTCTGTAA
- a CDS encoding cob(I)yrinic acid a,c-diamide adenosyltransferase, giving the protein MVTLNKIYTRTGDGGQTRLASGAPVSKTDLRVEAYGTVDELNAVIGLARLNSGQNDRIDAMLGRIQNELFDLGADLATPLDPAPKWEALRIIASQVERLESEIDWMNESLKPLDSFILSGGSPLSAHLHLARTVCRRAERDAIRLLESGEQVNPDAVRYLNRLSDHLFVAARRANANGAADILWKPGATR; this is encoded by the coding sequence ATGGTCACGCTGAACAAGATCTACACCCGCACCGGCGACGGCGGCCAGACCCGTCTGGCCTCGGGCGCGCCCGTGTCCAAGACCGACCTGAGGGTCGAGGCCTATGGGACCGTTGATGAGTTGAACGCCGTCATCGGTCTGGCCCGTCTGAACAGCGGCCAGAACGACCGCATTGACGCCATGCTGGGCCGTATCCAGAACGAGCTGTTCGACCTCGGCGCGGACCTGGCCACGCCGCTGGACCCGGCCCCGAAATGGGAGGCCCTGCGCATCATCGCCTCCCAGGTCGAGCGTCTGGAAAGCGAGATCGACTGGATGAACGAGAGCTTGAAGCCGCTGGACAGCTTCATCCTGTCGGGCGGTTCGCCCCTGTCGGCCCACCTCCACCTGGCGCGCACGGTCTGCCGCCGGGCTGAACGTGACGCCATTCGTCTGCTGGAATCGGGCGAGCAGGTGAACCCGGACGCGGTCCGCTATCTGAACCGGCTGTCGGACCACCTGTTCGTCGCCGCCCGCCGCGCCAACGCCAATGGCGCCGCCGACATCCTGTGGAAGCCCGGCGCGACGCGCTGA
- a CDS encoding twin transmembrane helix small protein, whose product MEIFDILILVAIAAVAITLGFGVYSLYRGGEFARSHSNKLMRLRVVLQAVAVLLLVGGMWWKSTHGG is encoded by the coding sequence ATGGAAATCTTCGACATCCTGATCCTCGTCGCCATTGCGGCCGTCGCCATCACCCTGGGTTTCGGCGTCTATTCCCTGTATCGCGGCGGCGAATTCGCCCGCTCGCACTCCAACAAGCTGATGCGGCTGCGGGTGGTGCTGCAGGCCGTGGCGGTGCTGCTGCTGGTCGGCGGCATGTGGTGGAAGTCCACGCACGGCGGTTGA
- a CDS encoding TonB-dependent receptor yields the protein MSFFTVSRRSTLLATSALAMLSGGRGATAEDLADQGRLQTTTIEDVVVTASGFEQRITQAPASISVVPRKDIQELRAASVAEILTNIEGVDVGAAVGKTGGQTINIRGMGSDYTLILIDGRRQNTAGSVTPNGFGETSSSFMPPVSAIERIEVVRGPVSTLYGSDAMGGVVNIITRKVGDVWGGAASAHYTLQGDDEFGAIWGGDFYANGPLVKDLLGLAVRGSYLTREQSNLKFETVGGVETPVTGFGRSSTENEIWTLGGRLTLTPHADHDLWLDVDVSRQWYDNAKGQMGTNTTAGGYGNALEFNRDQVALAHNWRLPFGVLESNLSFGRTETIGRIIPNGVAGAGGARDLVSENTIFDTKLFSQWRNHSFTVGGQYWDAQMVDGVAPTTFEHTQWALFAEDEWRFTDTLALTLGARHDDHSKFGAHFSPRAYLVWNASPEWTLKGGVSQGFKTPRLEQLAEGINGFGSQGRLPLLGSPGLKPETSTSSEVAVFYDNGSTFRANLTVFHNTFQDKIAAGPPVANCTFGLTQAQYDAGAYDKTGCVDVGFWAAYATFGQQVNVDEAVTRGLEAAARWRFAPDWTLSGNYTYTDSEQKSGAAKGLPLTDTPKHMVNASLRWNATDKMNLWLRGEYRSERFRGLGAARDAWGDYKAYDLFHLGGSYQVSDRITINAAVYNLFNKDFVSLKPYGAPVAYAPEYANNQEPRRLWVSVTTTF from the coding sequence ATGTCTTTCTTCACCGTCTCTCGCCGTTCGACCCTGCTGGCCACCTCCGCCCTGGCCATGCTCTCGGGGGGCCGAGGCGCGACAGCGGAAGACCTGGCCGACCAGGGCCGTCTCCAGACCACGACCATTGAGGATGTCGTCGTCACGGCCTCGGGCTTCGAACAACGCATCACCCAGGCCCCGGCCTCGATCAGCGTCGTGCCGCGCAAGGACATCCAGGAACTGCGCGCCGCCTCGGTCGCCGAGATCCTGACCAATATCGAGGGCGTCGACGTGGGCGCCGCCGTCGGCAAGACCGGCGGCCAGACCATCAACATTCGCGGCATGGGCTCGGACTACACCCTGATCCTGATCGACGGCCGCCGCCAGAACACGGCGGGCAGCGTGACGCCGAACGGGTTTGGCGAGACGTCCTCAAGCTTCATGCCCCCAGTCTCGGCCATCGAGCGCATCGAGGTCGTGCGCGGCCCGGTCTCGACCCTCTATGGGTCGGATGCGATGGGCGGCGTGGTCAACATCATCACCCGCAAGGTCGGCGACGTCTGGGGCGGCGCGGCCTCGGCCCACTACACCCTGCAGGGCGACGACGAGTTCGGCGCCATCTGGGGCGGCGACTTCTACGCCAACGGCCCGCTGGTGAAGGACCTGCTGGGTCTGGCCGTACGCGGCTCCTATCTGACGCGCGAGCAGTCGAACCTGAAGTTCGAGACCGTCGGCGGCGTCGAAACCCCCGTCACCGGCTTCGGCCGCAGTTCGACCGAGAACGAGATCTGGACCCTGGGCGGCCGCCTGACCCTGACGCCGCACGCCGACCACGACCTGTGGCTGGACGTGGACGTCTCGCGTCAGTGGTATGACAACGCCAAGGGTCAGATGGGCACCAACACCACCGCCGGCGGCTATGGAAATGCGCTGGAGTTCAACCGGGACCAGGTCGCCCTGGCCCACAACTGGCGCCTGCCGTTCGGCGTGCTGGAATCCAACCTGTCGTTCGGCAGGACGGAAACCATCGGCCGCATCATCCCCAACGGGGTGGCGGGCGCCGGCGGCGCGCGGGACCTGGTGTCGGAAAACACCATCTTCGACACCAAGCTGTTCTCGCAGTGGCGCAACCACAGCTTCACCGTCGGGGGTCAGTACTGGGACGCCCAGATGGTCGACGGCGTGGCCCCGACGACGTTCGAGCACACCCAGTGGGCCCTGTTCGCCGAGGATGAGTGGCGCTTCACCGACACGCTGGCCCTGACCCTGGGCGCGCGTCACGACGACCATTCCAAGTTCGGCGCCCACTTCAGCCCGCGCGCCTATCTGGTGTGGAACGCCTCGCCCGAGTGGACCCTCAAGGGCGGCGTCAGCCAGGGCTTCAAGACCCCGCGCCTGGAACAGCTGGCCGAGGGCATCAACGGCTTCGGTTCACAGGGCCGTCTGCCCCTGCTGGGGTCGCCGGGTCTGAAGCCCGAGACCTCGACCTCCAGCGAGGTCGCGGTCTTCTACGACAACGGCTCGACCTTCCGCGCCAACCTCACGGTCTTCCACAACACCTTCCAGGACAAGATCGCCGCAGGGCCCCCGGTCGCGAACTGCACCTTCGGCCTGACCCAGGCCCAGTATGACGCCGGCGCCTACGACAAGACTGGCTGCGTCGACGTCGGCTTCTGGGCCGCCTACGCCACCTTCGGCCAGCAGGTGAACGTGGACGAGGCCGTAACGCGCGGGCTCGAGGCGGCGGCGCGCTGGCGCTTCGCCCCGGACTGGACCCTGTCGGGCAACTACACCTACACCGACAGCGAGCAGAAGTCGGGCGCGGCCAAGGGCCTGCCCCTGACCGACACGCCCAAGCACATGGTCAACGCCAGCCTGCGGTGGAACGCCACGGACAAGATGAACCTGTGGCTGCGCGGCGAGTATCGCTCGGAGCGCTTCCGCGGTCTGGGTGCGGCCCGCGACGCCTGGGGCGACTACAAGGCCTATGATCTGTTCCACCTGGGCGGATCGTATCAGGTGAGTGATCGCATCACGATCAACGCCGCCGTCTACAACCTGTTCAACAAGGACTTCGTCAGCCTCAAGCCCTACGGCGCGCCGGTCGCCTATGCGCCGGAATACGCCAACAATCAGGAGCCGCGCCGCCTCTGGGTGTCGGTGACGACGACCTTCTGA
- the ahcY gene encoding adenosylhomocysteinase → MTDYIVRDISLADFGNKEIAIAETEMPGLMALRDEFGAAKPLKGARIAGSLHMTIQTAVLIQTLEALGAEVRWASCNIFSTQDHAAAAIAAAGTPVFALKGETLEEYWDYAHKIFEWADGGYPNLILDDGGDATLLCVLGPKAEKDPSVLNNPQNEEEEALYKVMKRYLAEKPGFYSAIRDAIGGVSEETTTGVHRLYQMAERGELPFPAINVNDSVTKSKFDNLYGCRESLVDAIRRGTDVMLSGKVAVVCGYGDVGKGSAASLRNGGARVIVTEIDPICALQAAMEGYEVQTLEDVADKADIFVTTTGNKDVIRLEHMRAMRNNAIVCNIGHFDSEIQVAALKNFKWDEIKPQVHHVEFPDGKKIILLSEGRLVNLGNATGHPSFVMSASFTNQTLAQIELWTNAKSYANQVYTLPKHLDEKVAFLHLAKLGAKLTKLSQEQADYISVPTEGPFKPEHYRY, encoded by the coding sequence ATGACCGACTACATCGTTCGCGACATTTCCCTGGCCGATTTCGGCAACAAGGAAATCGCCATCGCCGAAACCGAAATGCCGGGCCTGATGGCGCTGCGCGACGAGTTCGGCGCCGCCAAGCCGCTGAAGGGCGCCCGCATCGCCGGCAGCCTGCACATGACCATCCAGACGGCGGTTCTGATCCAGACGCTGGAAGCCCTGGGCGCAGAAGTGCGCTGGGCTTCGTGCAACATCTTCTCGACCCAGGACCACGCCGCCGCCGCCATCGCCGCCGCCGGCACCCCGGTCTTCGCTCTGAAGGGCGAAACCCTGGAAGAGTACTGGGACTACGCTCACAAGATCTTCGAATGGGCTGACGGCGGCTACCCGAACCTGATCCTCGACGACGGCGGCGATGCGACCCTTCTTTGCGTGCTTGGCCCGAAAGCCGAGAAGGACCCGTCGGTCCTGAACAACCCGCAAAACGAAGAAGAAGAAGCCCTCTACAAGGTCATGAAGCGTTACCTGGCCGAGAAGCCGGGCTTCTATTCGGCCATCCGTGACGCCATCGGCGGCGTGTCGGAAGAGACGACCACAGGCGTTCACCGCCTGTATCAGATGGCAGAGCGCGGCGAACTGCCCTTCCCCGCCATCAACGTCAACGACAGCGTCACCAAGTCCAAGTTCGACAACCTCTACGGCTGCCGTGAGAGCCTGGTCGACGCCATCCGTCGCGGCACCGACGTCATGCTGTCGGGCAAGGTCGCCGTGGTTTGCGGCTACGGCGACGTGGGCAAGGGCTCGGCCGCTTCGCTGCGCAACGGCGGCGCCCGCGTCATCGTCACCGAGATCGACCCCATCTGCGCTCTGCAGGCCGCGATGGAAGGTTACGAAGTCCAGACCCTGGAAGACGTCGCCGACAAGGCCGACATCTTCGTCACCACGACGGGCAACAAGGACGTCATCCGCCTCGAGCACATGCGGGCGATGCGCAACAACGCCATCGTCTGCAACATCGGTCACTTCGACTCGGAAATTCAGGTCGCCGCCCTGAAGAACTTCAAGTGGGACGAGATCAAGCCTCAGGTCCACCACGTCGAGTTCCCGGACGGCAAGAAGATCATCCTGCTGTCGGAAGGCCGTCTGGTGAACCTGGGCAACGCCACGGGCCACCCGTCCTTCGTGATGTCGGCCTCCTTCACCAACCAGACCCTGGCCCAGATCGAGCTGTGGACCAACGCCAAGTCCTACGCCAACCAGGTCTACACCCTGCCCAAGCATCTGGACGAGAAGGTCGCCTTCCTCCACCTGGCCAAGCTCGGCGCCAAGCTGACCAAGCTGTCGCAGGAACAGGCCGACTACATCTCGGTCCCGACCGAGGGTCCGTTCAAGCCGGAACACTACCGCTACTAG
- a CDS encoding globin-coupled sensor protein, translating into MAGEDIEHRMKFMGLGPASAGYRAMSPVLRRETPIALAAFYDRVRAEPITRRFFREEAHIAAASKAQVRHWDAIIDGRADADYAKSVRTIGHVHARIGLEPRWYIGGYSVILAHLTRAIAERPRKFWANKREHDLVTAEAVAELTQRVMLDMDLAISIYLEVLQEERDRVKAAHDEAEARQTEVVRALGAALHDLAENDLSTTIPGVFPEQYRSLQNDFHAATRALRTAVRAVADSVQSLSAGSNQLATASEDLASRTERQAANLERTVNEADAIARAVASTADNARQTAEALAAARVDVEESSQVVGEAVAAIHAIAESSTGIARFTSLIDEIAFQTNLLALNAGVEAARAGDAGRGFAVVAQEVRALAQRSSEASGEIRTLISTSSAQVARGVDLVERTGEALERIGGRVVAIDGLAGGIAGSAQEQAEGLARVRRTMGEMDDITQQNAAMTEEATAAARQLANEAVSLNQQVGRFRLDRGAGGPHLRAVS; encoded by the coding sequence ATGGCCGGCGAAGACATCGAACATCGCATGAAATTCATGGGCCTGGGTCCGGCCTCGGCCGGCTATCGCGCCATGAGCCCTGTGCTGCGTCGCGAAACCCCGATCGCCCTGGCCGCCTTTTATGACCGGGTGCGCGCCGAGCCGATCACCCGCCGCTTCTTCCGCGAAGAGGCTCACATCGCCGCCGCCAGCAAGGCGCAGGTGAGGCACTGGGACGCCATCATCGACGGTCGCGCCGACGCCGACTACGCCAAGTCCGTGCGCACCATCGGCCATGTCCACGCCCGCATCGGGCTGGAGCCGCGCTGGTACATCGGCGGCTACAGCGTCATCCTGGCCCACCTGACCCGCGCCATCGCCGAGCGTCCGCGGAAGTTCTGGGCCAACAAGCGCGAGCATGACCTCGTCACCGCCGAAGCTGTCGCCGAGTTGACCCAGCGGGTGATGCTGGACATGGACCTGGCCATCTCCATCTACCTCGAAGTGCTGCAAGAGGAGCGCGACCGGGTGAAGGCCGCTCACGACGAGGCGGAGGCGCGCCAGACCGAGGTGGTCCGCGCCCTGGGCGCCGCTCTGCACGACCTGGCCGAGAACGACCTGTCGACCACCATCCCCGGCGTCTTCCCCGAACAGTACCGCAGCCTGCAAAACGACTTCCACGCCGCCACCCGCGCCCTGCGCACCGCCGTCCGCGCCGTGGCCGACAGCGTGCAGAGCCTGAGCGCCGGCTCCAACCAGCTGGCCACCGCCTCCGAAGACCTGGCCAGCCGCACCGAGCGCCAGGCCGCCAACCTGGAGCGCACGGTCAACGAGGCCGACGCCATCGCCCGCGCCGTGGCCTCGACCGCCGACAACGCCCGCCAGACCGCCGAAGCCCTCGCCGCCGCCCGCGTCGATGTCGAGGAAAGCAGCCAGGTGGTCGGCGAAGCCGTCGCCGCCATTCACGCCATCGCCGAATCCTCGACCGGCATCGCCCGCTTCACCAGCCTGATCGACGAGATCGCCTTCCAGACCAACCTGCTGGCCCTGAACGCCGGGGTCGAGGCCGCGCGCGCCGGCGACGCCGGTCGCGGCTTCGCCGTCGTGGCCCAGGAAGTCCGCGCTCTGGCCCAGCGTTCGTCGGAAGCGTCCGGCGAGATCCGCACCCTGATCTCCACCTCCTCGGCTCAGGTGGCGCGCGGCGTCGATCTGGTCGAACGCACCGGCGAGGCGCTGGAGCGGATCGGCGGTCGCGTGGTGGCCATCGACGGTCTGGCCGGCGGCATCGCCGGTTCGGCCCAGGAACAGGCCGAGGGCCTGGCCCGCGTCCGCCGCACCATGGGCGAGATGGATGACATCACCCAGCAGAACGCGGCCATGACCGAGGAAGCCACCGCCGCCGCCCGCCAACTGGCCAACGAAGCCGTCAGCCTGAACCAGCAGGTCGGCCGCTTCCGTCTGGACCGCGGCGCCGGAGGGCCGCACCTGCGCGCCGTCAGCTGA
- a CDS encoding amidohydrolase family protein — translation MKTLLTGAVCALALTTALPAAAQTAAPETGAVTLIQAGRLLDHPGRAPRGPSTLVVRDGMVVEIRDGFIDASGFPGATVVDQRDRFVLPGLIDSHVHLVSDLAGQAGFLSEITDNLPVHAYSAAMNARKTLMAGFTTVRNLGDTGGVTLALREETAAHRLPGPRIIDAGNSISATSGHMDARLGFNDDFREHIAHDNVCNGAESCREAVRLQVGRGVDVIKIATTGGVNSRIGAGLGAQMFEDEAKALIDTAHLYGKKVAVHAHGADGINLALRMGADSIEHGTIFDDETLQLLRRTRAYYVPTLSTVNGYTERLAADPEAYPPEVLPKIRWRISITGQSLQRAVPAGVRIAFGTDAGVSKHGRNADEFELMVKNGMTPMTAIEAATVNAADLLGLADEVGVLEPGKRADIIAVTGDPLTDVTRLKTVAFVMRDGRIYKDER, via the coding sequence ATGAAGACCTTGCTGACCGGCGCCGTCTGCGCGCTTGCGCTGACGACCGCCCTGCCCGCCGCCGCCCAGACCGCCGCGCCCGAAACCGGCGCCGTGACCCTGATCCAGGCCGGGCGGCTGCTGGACCACCCCGGCCGGGCGCCGCGCGGACCTTCCACCCTGGTGGTGCGCGACGGCATGGTGGTCGAAATCCGTGACGGTTTCATCGACGCGTCAGGCTTCCCCGGCGCGACCGTGGTGGATCAGCGCGACCGCTTCGTCCTTCCGGGCCTGATCGACAGCCATGTGCACCTCGTGTCTGATCTCGCCGGACAGGCCGGCTTCCTGTCCGAGATCACCGACAATCTGCCCGTGCACGCCTACAGCGCCGCCATGAATGCGCGAAAGACGCTGATGGCCGGCTTCACCACTGTGCGAAACCTCGGCGACACGGGCGGGGTCACTCTGGCCCTGCGCGAAGAGACGGCGGCGCATCGCCTGCCCGGGCCCCGCATCATTGACGCCGGCAACAGCATCTCGGCCACCTCGGGCCATATGGATGCGCGCCTCGGCTTCAACGACGATTTCCGCGAGCACATTGCGCATGACAACGTCTGCAACGGCGCCGAGAGCTGTCGCGAAGCGGTGCGCCTTCAGGTCGGACGCGGCGTCGACGTGATCAAGATCGCCACCACCGGCGGGGTCAACAGCCGCATCGGCGCAGGGCTCGGCGCCCAGATGTTCGAGGACGAGGCCAAGGCCCTGATCGACACGGCCCACCTCTACGGCAAGAAGGTCGCGGTCCACGCCCACGGCGCCGACGGCATCAACCTGGCCCTGCGTATGGGCGCCGACTCGATCGAGCACGGCACCATCTTCGACGACGAGACCCTGCAGCTGCTGCGCCGCACTCGCGCCTACTACGTCCCGACCCTGTCGACAGTGAACGGCTACACCGAACGGCTGGCCGCCGACCCCGAGGCCTACCCGCCCGAGGTCCTGCCCAAGATCCGCTGGCGCATCTCCATCACCGGCCAGTCGCTGCAACGCGCCGTCCCTGCCGGGGTCCGCATCGCCTTCGGCACCGATGCCGGCGTGTCGAAACACGGCCGCAACGCTGACGAGTTCGAGCTGATGGTCAAGAACGGCATGACGCCGATGACCGCCATCGAGGCCGCCACCGTCAACGCCGCCGACCTTCTCGGCCTGGCCGACGAGGTGGGCGTGCTGGAGCCGGGCAAGCGCGCTGACATCATCGCCGTGACGGGCGATCCGCTGACCGATGTGACGAGACTGAAGACGGTCGCCTTCGTCATGCGCGACGGCCGCATCTACAAGGACGAACGCTAA
- the bioB gene encoding biotin synthase BioB, with amino-acid sequence MADDASIRPARDLSIPRHDWTLEEVEALFARPFMELVFEAATVHRRTFDPSEVQKSQLLSVKTGGCAENCGYCSQSASFKTGLKAEKLMEPTAVIAEAMAAKAGGASRFCMGAAWRELKDRDTPKLAAMISGVKALGLETCATLGMLNADQAKQLKDAGLDYYNHNLDTGPEYYAEVVTTRSYQDRLETLQHVRDAGMSTCCGGIVGMGEKRRDRAGLLHALATLPAHPDSLPVNALVPVGGTPLGERVLKEGEIDPIEFVRTVAVARLVCPRSMVRLSAGREGMTPEMQALCFLAGANSIFVGGKLLTTPNPEEDDDAKLFALLDLKPMPLRVEARA; translated from the coding sequence ATGGCTGACGACGCTTCGATCCGACCCGCCCGCGATCTCTCGATCCCCCGTCACGACTGGACGCTGGAGGAGGTCGAGGCCCTGTTCGCCCGCCCCTTCATGGAGCTGGTGTTCGAGGCCGCGACCGTTCACCGGCGCACCTTTGACCCCAGCGAGGTGCAGAAATCCCAGCTGCTGTCGGTCAAGACCGGCGGCTGCGCCGAGAACTGCGGCTACTGCTCGCAGTCGGCCAGCTTCAAGACCGGCCTCAAGGCCGAGAAGCTGATGGAGCCGACCGCCGTCATCGCCGAGGCCATGGCGGCCAAGGCGGGCGGAGCCAGCCGCTTCTGCATGGGCGCCGCCTGGCGCGAGCTGAAGGACCGCGACACGCCCAAGCTGGCGGCCATGATCTCGGGCGTAAAGGCCCTAGGCCTGGAGACCTGCGCCACCCTGGGGATGCTGAACGCCGACCAGGCGAAACAGCTGAAGGACGCGGGCCTCGACTACTACAACCACAACCTCGACACCGGGCCTGAGTATTACGCCGAGGTGGTGACGACCCGCTCCTATCAGGACCGGCTTGAGACCCTGCAGCACGTCCGCGACGCGGGCATGAGCACCTGCTGCGGCGGCATCGTCGGCATGGGCGAGAAGCGCCGCGACCGCGCCGGCCTGCTGCACGCCCTGGCCACCCTGCCCGCCCATCCCGACAGCCTGCCGGTCAACGCCCTGGTTCCCGTCGGCGGCACGCCCCTGGGCGAGCGGGTGCTGAAGGAAGGCGAGATCGACCCGATCGAGTTCGTCCGCACCGTGGCCGTCGCCCGTCTGGTCTGCCCCCGGTCCATGGTCCGCCTGTCGGCTGGCCGCGAAGGCATGACGCCGGAGATGCAGGCCCTGTGCTTCCTGGCCGGCGCCAACTCCATCTTCGTCGGCGGCAAGCTTCTGACCACGCCCAACCCGGAAGAAGACGACGACGCCAAGCTGTTCGCCCTTCTGGATCTCAAGCCCATGCCGCTGAGGGTCGAAGCCCGCGCCTAG
- a CDS encoding HAMP domain-containing sensor histidine kinase gives MKPPPALFEPIRSPDAPDAREGAAVAAWHAGWAAAVGLTALAGDWLGRGGEATGLDASAALAMATPGLLGLVLLARDGRTIRAALLAAWGLAAVAASGLSGGLIGPLGGFVFMPLAAAVALGSSRWAPFGLLGAGAAAVVGLAATGVKGVPPAAPGMATVAALLTLGAAALAFRLSAGAQARRLAAVEAAVAQVETVLAGQPGLTLVLDASGAPLAAYGAAPAALPVDPLFDEGLVASVHAPDRPAVLAALARAVAGSEAQVRFAPRLALDRRILLMLRRQAATEPPRLIAVALDATLQHAREEGLDAARLEAEAQSAGKTRFLAHMSHELRTPLNAVIGFSDIMRQRLFGPVPDRYAEYADSIHTAGRHLLALINDVLDVSRIEADRYDLNIETFDVRETVSAALALVRVQADDKGVDLAAVLPPEAVSVAADRRAVKQMLLNLLSNAVKFTPSGGAVTVSAEALGGMLELSVADTGVGVAPEDLARLGRPYEQAGGAEQRAQGAGLGLSLVRALAELHQGTMSLDSTPGEGTAVTLCLPVVVARPAVEAEKAGEVIPLNRSA, from the coding sequence TTGAAGCCGCCGCCCGCCCTGTTCGAACCGATCCGTTCGCCCGACGCGCCCGACGCGCGGGAGGGCGCCGCCGTGGCCGCCTGGCATGCGGGCTGGGCGGCGGCGGTCGGTTTGACGGCTCTGGCCGGCGACTGGCTGGGCCGAGGAGGAGAGGCCACAGGTCTCGACGCCTCGGCGGCCTTGGCTATGGCCACGCCGGGCCTGCTGGGGCTGGTGCTCCTGGCGCGCGACGGGCGGACGATCCGGGCGGCCCTGCTGGCGGCCTGGGGTCTGGCGGCGGTGGCGGCGTCCGGGCTGTCGGGCGGCTTGATCGGGCCGCTGGGCGGCTTCGTCTTCATGCCTCTGGCCGCAGCCGTGGCCCTGGGATCGTCGCGCTGGGCCCCCTTCGGCCTGCTGGGCGCAGGCGCGGCGGCGGTCGTCGGTCTGGCGGCGACGGGGGTGAAGGGCGTTCCGCCCGCCGCGCCCGGCATGGCCACGGTCGCGGCGTTGTTGACGCTCGGGGCGGCGGCTCTGGCTTTCCGTCTCAGCGCCGGGGCCCAGGCCCGTCGGCTGGCCGCGGTCGAGGCGGCGGTGGCCCAGGTCGAGACGGTGCTGGCCGGTCAGCCGGGCCTGACCCTGGTGCTGGACGCCTCGGGCGCGCCTCTGGCGGCCTATGGCGCGGCCCCAGCGGCCTTGCCGGTCGATCCTCTGTTCGACGAGGGTCTGGTCGCCTCGGTCCACGCGCCGGATCGCCCGGCGGTGCTGGCCGCCCTGGCCCGCGCGGTCGCCGGGTCGGAGGCCCAGGTGCGTTTCGCCCCGCGTCTGGCGCTGGACCGTCGTATTCTTCTGATGCTGCGGCGTCAGGCTGCGACGGAGCCTCCGCGGCTGATCGCCGTGGCGCTGGACGCCACCCTGCAACATGCGCGCGAGGAAGGCCTCGACGCCGCCCGCCTGGAGGCCGAGGCCCAGAGCGCGGGCAAGACGCGCTTTCTCGCCCACATGAGCCACGAACTGCGCACGCCGCTGAACGCGGTGATCGGCTTCTCCGACATCATGCGCCAGCGTCTGTTCGGTCCGGTGCCCGACCGTTACGCCGAATACGCCGACTCGATCCATACGGCGGGCCGGCACCTGCTGGCCCTGATCAACGACGTGCTGGACGTCAGCCGCATCGAGGCCGACCGCTACGACCTCAATATCGAGACCTTCGATGTGCGCGAGACGGTTTCGGCGGCCCTGGCCCTGGTGCGGGTGCAGGCCGACGACAAGGGCGTCGATCTGGCCGCCGTCCTGCCGCCCGAGGCCGTGAGCGTCGCCGCCGACCGCCGCGCCGTGAAGCAGATGCTGCTGAACCTTCTGTCCAACGCGGTGAAGTTCACCCCGTCGGGCGGCGCCGTCACCGTCTCCGCCGAGGCGCTGGGCGGGATGCTGGAACTGAGCGTGGCCGACACCGGGGTCGGCGTCGCGCCCGAGGACCTGGCGCGTCTGGGGCGTCCCTATGAACAGGCGGGCGGCGCAGAGCAGAGGGCGCAGGGCGCCGGCCTGGGTCTGTCCCTGGTCCGCGCCCTCGCCGAACTGCATCAGGGGACGATGAGCCTCGACAGCACGCCGGGCGAGGGCACCGCCGTGACCTTGTGTCTGCCCGTCGTCGTGGCCCGCCCGGCGGTCGAGGCCGAGAAGGCGGGGGAGGTCATCCCCCTGAACCGCAGCGCCTAG